The Macaca thibetana thibetana isolate TM-01 chromosome 19, ASM2454274v1, whole genome shotgun sequence genome has a segment encoding these proteins:
- the LOC126941701 gene encoding uncharacterized protein LOC126941701 produces MDHSQPSTHRHPARPPVVGETLPTKASLALPHPNQLANRAGSTYSLNFPIFALKRMTGTGNLDKRKKSTHVQARLGQTPEGSGHERRLPIIELEIREKRKNLYRPFRATDFSSQSHGQFVRNLVEKTPALANAVVTYSKPQLATFWYYAKVELVPPTPAEIPTAVQSLKKIVISAQTGSFKQLTVKEAVLNGLVATEVLMWFYVGEIIGKCGIIDYDV; encoded by the exons ATGGACCACTCACAACCCTCCACCCATCGACACCCTGCAAGGCCACCTGTTGTGGGGGAAACTCTCCCTACAAAGGCTTCCCTGGCTCTTCCACATCCTAACCAGCTGGCAAACCGGGCAGGGAGCACCTACAGCCTGAACTTCCCCATCTTTGCCCTCAAGAGGATGACTGGCACTGGGAATCTGGACAAGAGGAAGAAGAGCACCCATGTTCAGGCCAGACTGG GCCAGACTCCTGAGGGTTCTGGGCATGAACGTCGTCTGCCCATCATTGAGCTAGAGATCCGAG aaaaaagaaaaaacctctaCCGGCCGTTCAGGGCGACGGACTTTTCATCCCAGAGCCATGGCCAATTTGTCCGTAACCTTGTGGAGAAGACCCCGGCGCTGGCGAACGCTGTTGTGACTTACTCGAAGCCTCAATTGGCCACATTTTGGTACTACGCCAAGGTTGAGCTGGTTCCTCCCACCCCTGCTGAGATCCCTACAGCTGTTCAGAGCCTGAAGAAAATAGTCATTAGTGCTCAGACTGGTAGCTTCAAACAGCTCACAGTTAAGGAAGCTGTGCTGAATGGTTTGGTGGCCACTGAGGTGTTGATGTGGTTTTATGTTGGAGAAATCATAGGCAAGTGTGGCATCATTGACTATGATGTTTGA